The Rubricoccus marinus nucleotide sequence GGCGCAGCGAGCCGAGAAGGCCGGCGTGCGTGGCGTCAAAGAAGCGGCGGAAGGCCTGACCGTCGCCGTCGCGGATGCGCGCGGCGGTCTCGCCAGAGGCGGCATCGTGGGCCTCTGGCGCGGGGCCGCGGCCCGCGTTCGCCATCAAGACGGCGAACCAGGCGGCGAGAGCGAGGGGAACGGTGGCGGTCACGGCGCGAAGATATCCGAGACGCGCGCAGCGTTTTGAGCCCGCGCTCCGTAGCGGCTGGGCACACGCCTCTGGCGCGATCCCAGCGCCTCCCGTCGCCAGAGGCCCGTCGCCGTTCCTGCCGCCGCCTCCCGATGCTCCGCTTCGCCCCGGTTCTGCTCCTCGCTGCTGCCGCCTGCTCCTATTTCGATGGCTCCGCCTCGCTCCCGATCGGCGCCGACGGGCGGGTGGCGAACCAGACCGCGGAGGCCATCCACGTGTTCGCCGTCGATGCCGAGACGGCCACGCTGATCGACATCGCGCCGGAGTTCGACATCACGGACCAGCGCGTGGTCCCCCCCGGCGAGACGGCGCCGTTCGATATCGACGGCTACGAGCGCGGCGAGGACATCGTGGTGTTCGTGTACCGCGTGACGGACGGGCATGCGACGTACGCCACCACGCTCGCAGCCTCCGCTCGCGGGTTCGAGCAGAACGGCGAGACCGTCACCGTCCGCTCACTCTAGCCTCTGGCGCTAGAGACCACCCTCCGTTCCCGATGATCCGACGCCTCTTCCTCTCTGCGCTGCTCGCCTTCCTGCCTCTGGCGGGATGCTCCTTTACAGATCCGAGCGAGGCCGAACTCGACGCGATGATCGAGGCCGCACGCTCGCCAGAGGCCGAGGGCGTCATCGTCAACCTCACATCGTCCGACATCGTTGTGACTGCGCTTGACGTGTCCTTCGCGGCCACGATCAGCATCGAGTTCGGAGTCGGTCCTGTCGCAGAGGAGACCATCGTGCGCCGTGGTGAAGCGGCGCCGTTGCACATCGAACTTTATCGGCCCGGGGCAGATTCCGGGTTCTACCAGATGCGGGTTCGAGATCGGCGCACCGTCCCGCCCGTCTCCGCGTTTACCGCAGTCGACGCTCGCGAGTTCGAGGCCAACGGCCGCGTCGTCATCCTGCGCGAGTTCAACCGTTCGAACCTGTAGCCTCTGGCGTCGCGCCAGAGGCCCAGCGGTCTGTTTTAGCGGTCCCGCGCGATGAGCGTGAGCACGACCGGGAGGTGATCCGAGAGCCGCTGGGGCGAGGCGATGGGCGCCATCACCTCCGCACTTACGGCCTCTGGCGCCGCGCCCGCACTCACGAGCACGTGATCCAAGCGGCGCTGCGGATCGTCCGACGGGTGCGAGAGCTGCCCGGTCCCTGCCAGAGGGTCTTGGAGCCGCACCGGCCCGAGCGCGCCCTCGGCGTTGAGCAACGCCCCGAAGGAGGCGGTGCCGGGGATCGAGTTGAGGTCGCCCGCGAGGAGCACGTTGGCCTGGGCCGCCCGCGCGCCGTACCGCTGGCCCAGCCACGCGTGGAGCAGCGCCGCACTCGCCGAGCGCCAAGCCTCGTTGCGCTCGCCACCGCCCGCCTTCAGGTGAGCCGCCGCCAGCGTAAAGCTGTAGTCCGGCCGCGCGTACACCTCGACCGCGAACAGCCGGTGGTTGACCATGTCCGTCGCCTCCGGGCGGTTCTCATCGTCGGTGGAGCCTGGGATGGGCGTGACGGCGTCGGCGAACGTCGTGAGCGGGCCGAGCGGGAGGCGGCTGATGACGACCACGTTCTGGTACCAGTCGGCGTCATCCGCCGAGGCGACAAAGCGATAGCCCATCTCCGGGACGAGGCTGTCCACGAGCGAGCGGATCAGCCCCTCGCCCTCCACTTCCTGCAGCGCGATCACGTCGGCGTCCATCGCGCGGAGCGCGTCGGCGAAAAGGCCGTGCCTCTGGCGCAGGGCCGCGGCGTCGGGCGCGTCCTCGCGGGCGTTGCGGATGTACGGGTTGTCGTAGAGGTCGACGAAGTGCTCCAGGTTGAACGTCGCGACGCGGACCGTATCGCCAGTGGGATAGGCGTAGCCGGGGAGCAGCGCCTGCGCCGCGCGCACAGGATCGGCGCCAGAGGCCGGAGCGGGCTGCGCCTCTAGAGGGGCGGTAGAGGAGCAGCCCGCGAGGACGAGGACGAGCGAGAGAACGGCGAGACGCATGAGAGGTCGGAGAGGGGTCTGCAGGGTACCCGGACCGCGGGCGCGCTGCCGTTGTGCGTGTGTAAACCCGGCCTCTGGCGCGAGAGCGATCCGTACGAGGGCGTGTGCGGCATGGGGCGTATGCGATACGCCCCTACGGTGCTGGGTATGGCAGGACGAAGGGGGCGCGGCGGGCTTCCCGCCAGAGGCCGGCGCGCCTACCGTCTGCGGGGCTGGCGCGCGGGCGTGGAGTACGTGGGCGGGACCACCTCTGGCGTGCCTTCCTCCTCCAACAGGCGCAGCGCTTCCTGCACCGCGCGCTCCAGCTGCGGGTCGCCGCCAGAGGCCACCGAGCGGGCGTCCAGGCGCACCTCGATGTCGGGCGCGATGCCCTCGTTCTCGCCGATCCACGCGTTGTTGATCGGGTCGAAAACGGCGTTGTCCGGCGCCGTCAGCGCGCCGCCGTCGACCAGCGCGTAGTGGACCGAGGACTTGACGAGCCCGCCCCACGTCCGCGTGCCGATCAGCGGCCCGGCGTTCTGCTGGCGGAACACCCACGGGAAGAAGTCGCCGCCGGAGCCTGCGAGTTCGTTGATGAGCAGGACTTTCGGCCCGAGGATGCCCGCCGGGAGGCGCAGGTGCGCGCCGCCAGGGGCCTCGTTGGTGACAGCCGCGCGGAGCCGCCGCGTCATGAGGTCCACCATGTAATCGTCCAGGAGCCCGCCGCCGTTGAAGCGCTCGTCGATGACGGCGCCCTGCTTGTCCTGCTGCGCGAAGTAGTAGCGGTTGAACGAGACGAAGCCGGGGCCGCCGGTGTTGGGCACCCAGACGTAGCCCAGCTTGCCGCCGGAGAGTTCGTCCACGCGGCGGCGGTTGTCCTCCACCCACGCCCTCTGGCGGAGCCCGTTCTCGCTGCGGACCGGCGTGACGGTCTCGCGCCACGCGCCCTCCATCGTGGGCTCACTGTTGACGTGCAGGACCGTCTGGACGCCAGAGGTGCCGTCCAAGAAGCGGTACGGGTCGTCCGCCGCCGTTATCTCGCGCCCGTTGACGCCGACGAGGAAGTGGCCCTCTTCGATCTCCAGGCCAGAGCGGTCCAGCGGCGCGTCCAGGCCGGGGTTCCAGCTTTCGGTCGTGTAGATGCGCGCGATGCGCCAGCGGCCTCTGGCGGGCTCCAAGTCGGCGCCGAGGAGCCCCACGCGGGGCTGGTCGGTCTCGGGCATGTCGCCACCGAAGACGAAGCTGTGGCCGACCGAGAGCTCGCCGTTCATCTGGTCCAGCACGTAGTTGAGGTCGGCGCGGTGGCGGATGTGCGGTACGAGCGGCGCGTAGCGCGCGTAGACCTCGTCCCAATCGCGACCGTGCATGTTGTCGTCGTAGAAATAGTCGCGCTGGTAGCGCCACGCCTCGTCGAACATCTGCTTCCACTCGGCCTGGCGGTCGAGCTCGGTCTGGAGCTGCGGCGAGAAGCTCTCGCCCCCGCCCGCCGACGGGCCGCCCGTGCCGACGACCTTCCAGCCGCCCGTGTTGAGCACCATCTTCTGCGCATCGGCGGAGATGGCGACCTGCCGCACCCCGCTGACGAACTCGGTCGCCTCGCGCTCCTTGAGGTCGAACTTGTGCAGCGTGAGGCCTCGGCCCTCGGGCGGGAACGCGCCGATAAAGACCGTGCCCTCCGGACCCGCGAGCGTGAGCGCGTAGCTCGCCTCGGGCATCGGCAGCGCGACCGTCCGGCGGCCGATGCGCTCGATGTCGATCAGGACTTCCATCTCATCCTCTGGCGCCTCGTCTTCGCCGGAGGCGTCATCGTCGGCCTCTGGCGCGTCGTCCTCGGCGGCCTCTTCTTCAGCGTCCTCCTCGGGCTCCGGCTCCTCGTCGCTCTGGGGGAAGAACGGCGTCGGGTCGTCGGCGCGGAGCACGATGACGTAGGCGGCGTACTCGGCGTCGGAGGTGATGGCGCTGGTGTTGGCCCAGCCGGAGCCCAGCGCCAGGTCCGTGCTTGCGAGGAAGTACAGGTGCCGCCCGCTGCGGTCCCACGCGGGGGCGTACGCGTCCGCCAGGGGGTCGGTAAGCGTTAGCGTCTCGCCAGAGGCCGCGCTCCACGCCATGATGCTGCGGAAGTTGTTGGCGCCGCTCTTGGAGTAGGCCAGCCAGTTGGAGTCCGGCGACCACGTGAGGCCCATCTCGCCGCGCTCGATGTTGGTCCCACCCACACCGACGGTGCGGACGTCCCCGCTTTCCACATGGACCATGCGGACGTGCGTCTTGTCGTCCGCGAACGCGATGTGCTCGCCGTCGGGCGACCACGTAGGCTCCCACGCCATCGCGCTCTCGCCGATCTCGATGCGGCGCGGCGTGCCCAGCCCATCCTGCCCGCCGATCATCAGCGCGTACCCTGCGCCGCCTCTGGCGGTGCGGGCGCCAGAGGCCGTGTCGGAGAACCACGCGATCTGCGTGCCGTCCGGCGACCAGATCGGCGCGCGGTCCGCGTCGCCCGAGGAGCGCGTGAGGTTGCGCGCGTCGCCGTTCTCGACCGGAATGGTGAACACGTCGCCTCTGGCGCTCGCGAGCACGCGCTGGCCCGTGGCGGAGAGCGACACGTCCTCGATGTCGTCGCTCACGTCCTCCCAGCGCGTCGCCGCCCACGGCATGTCGCCTCTGGCGGAGATGCGGAGCGTGGTCACGTCGCCAGAGGCGGGGTCGACGGTGTGGAGACGGCCGTCGCGCTCGATGATGAGCGCGTCGGGGCCAGCGCCCATCGTTTTGACATCGGAGCCCGTAAAGCGCGTGACCTGGCGGATCGCGCCAGAGGCAGGCGTGTAGGCCCACACGTTGCTGGTCCAGTCGCGGTCGGAGAGGAAGTAGATCGTGTCGCCCATCCAGACCGGCTGGATATCGGTCGTGCGCTCGGTGTTGGGGATCTCGGACTCGGCCAGGGTCCCCAGGTCGAGGATCGTCAGTGGCGTGTTCTGCCCGCCGCGGTAGGCGCGCCACTCGCTGTCCCACCGCGCCACGCGGTCCACGATCACGCGCTCGCCATCGGGGGCGTAGCTGCCGTCCGTTCCCCACGGCGCGGGGAGAACGGTGGAGGGTCCGCCAGAGGCGGCAACGGTCCACAGCCGGTCGTAGC carries:
- a CDS encoding endonuclease/exonuclease/phosphatase family protein produces the protein MRLAVLSLVLVLAGCSSTAPLEAQPAPASGADPVRAAQALLPGYAYPTGDTVRVATFNLEHFVDLYDNPYIRNAREDAPDAAALRQRHGLFADALRAMDADVIALQEVEGEGLIRSLVDSLVPEMGYRFVASADDADWYQNVVVISRLPLGPLTTFADAVTPIPGSTDDENRPEATDMVNHRLFAVEVYARPDYSFTLAAAHLKAGGGERNEAWRSASAALLHAWLGQRYGARAAQANVLLAGDLNSIPGTASFGALLNAEGALGPVRLQDPLAGTGQLSHPSDDPQRRLDHVLVSAGAAPEAVSAEVMAPIASPQRLSDHLPVVLTLIARDR
- a CDS encoding S41 family peptidase; the protein is MPRLAFRLPLLLAALCLVLASGASAQETLLLRQPTMSATHVAFAHGGDLWIVDRAGGDARRLTSTPAVEADPHFSPDGQTLAFTSNRSGVDAVYTVPASGGDPTRLTWYPASSGARGWTRDGQRVLYASSRETAPTGYDRLWTVAASGGPSTVLPAPWGTDGSYAPDGERVIVDRVARWDSEWRAYRGGQNTPLTILDLGTLAESEIPNTERTTDIQPVWMGDTIYFLSDRDWTSNVWAYTPASGAIRQVTRFTGSDVKTMGAGPDALIIERDGRLHTVDPASGDVTTLRISARGDMPWAATRWEDVSDDIEDVSLSATGQRVLASARGDVFTIPVENGDARNLTRSSGDADRAPIWSPDGTQIAWFSDTASGARTARGGAGYALMIGGQDGLGTPRRIEIGESAMAWEPTWSPDGEHIAFADDKTHVRMVHVESGDVRTVGVGGTNIERGEMGLTWSPDSNWLAYSKSGANNFRSIMAWSAASGETLTLTDPLADAYAPAWDRSGRHLYFLASTDLALGSGWANTSAITSDAEYAAYVIVLRADDPTPFFPQSDEEPEPEEDAEEEAAEDDAPEADDDASGEDEAPEDEMEVLIDIERIGRRTVALPMPEASYALTLAGPEGTVFIGAFPPEGRGLTLHKFDLKEREATEFVSGVRQVAISADAQKMVLNTGGWKVVGTGGPSAGGGESFSPQLQTELDRQAEWKQMFDEAWRYQRDYFYDDNMHGRDWDEVYARYAPLVPHIRHRADLNYVLDQMNGELSVGHSFVFGGDMPETDQPRVGLLGADLEPARGRWRIARIYTTESWNPGLDAPLDRSGLEIEEGHFLVGVNGREITAADDPYRFLDGTSGVQTVLHVNSEPTMEGAWRETVTPVRSENGLRQRAWVEDNRRRVDELSGGKLGYVWVPNTGGPGFVSFNRYYFAQQDKQGAVIDERFNGGGLLDDYMVDLMTRRLRAAVTNEAPGGAHLRLPAGILGPKVLLINELAGSGGDFFPWVFRQQNAGPLIGTRTWGGLVKSSVHYALVDGGALTAPDNAVFDPINNAWIGENEGIAPDIEVRLDARSVASGGDPQLERAVQEALRLLEEEGTPEVVPPTYSTPARQPRRR